Proteins found in one Thermovirga sp. genomic segment:
- a CDS encoding HU family DNA-binding protein, with the protein MTKADLINAVAKSASITKKQAHEAVGSTFEAIVKALSKGEKVQLVGFGTFEVRKRAPRKGRNPQDPTKVINIPGKKVPAFRPGKALKEKVR; encoded by the coding sequence GTGACTAAGGCGGATCTGATCAATGCGGTCGCGAAATCTGCGAGCATCACCAAGAAACAGGCGCACGAGGCTGTGGGTTCCACCTTCGAGGCGATCGTCAAGGCTCTCTCCAAGGGAGAGAAAGTCCAGCTAGTAGGCTTCGGAACTTTCGAGGTCAGGAAAAGAGCCCCTAGGAAGGGGAGGAATCCCCAGGATCCCACCAAGGTCATCAACATCCCGGGGAAAAAGGTTCCGGCTTTCCGCCCGGGCAAAGCCCTGAAAGAAAAGGTTCGCTAA
- the rsmA gene encoding ribosomal RNA small subunit methyltransferase A gives MLEQYHRPNTRIGQNFLVDKNILRVILDRSEIGPQDVVLEVGAGRGILTEGLLERKPLLVYSSEIDRRLEPCLENIRIHYANLRILWGDALKGGLPPRLDPSPNKMVANIPYHITTPLLWKVLELYAPAGLNYMLLMVQKEAAERICAPARSKGRYPLGITLQAMGELRIIRKVPPEAFFPSPEVTSALLEVSIDKNHHLPGVRAWRNLIRTAFMKRRKTLLNNLGGLLPGMKREIADRMEQAGLSVSTRAEELELDQWQVLFEILRPSLQEKEEPAGGLGRLPANPDE, from the coding sequence ATGCTGGAACAATACCACAGACCAAACACCCGGATAGGGCAAAACTTCCTCGTCGACAAAAATATCCTGAGGGTCATCCTCGACCGCAGTGAAATAGGGCCCCAGGACGTGGTGCTGGAGGTCGGAGCGGGCAGGGGCATCCTGACGGAGGGCCTTTTGGAGAGAAAGCCCTTGCTGGTCTATTCATCGGAGATCGACCGCAGGCTGGAACCCTGCCTTGAAAATATCCGTATCCATTATGCCAACCTTAGAATCCTGTGGGGAGACGCTTTGAAAGGGGGTCTTCCGCCACGCCTCGATCCGTCCCCCAACAAAATGGTGGCGAATATCCCCTACCACATCACTACCCCCCTTTTGTGGAAGGTACTCGAGCTATATGCCCCCGCCGGTCTGAATTACATGCTCCTGATGGTACAAAAAGAAGCCGCGGAAAGGATCTGCGCCCCGGCGCGCTCGAAGGGCCGATACCCCCTTGGTATAACCCTTCAGGCGATGGGAGAGCTTCGCATTATCAGGAAGGTCCCCCCCGAGGCCTTTTTTCCCTCTCCTGAAGTTACCTCCGCCCTTCTGGAGGTTTCGATAGATAAAAACCACCACCTTCCCGGCGTCAGAGCCTGGCGGAACCTCATCCGCACGGCCTTTATGAAAAGGAGGAAGACCCTTCTTAACAACCTAGGCGGGCTCTTGCCGGGTATGAAACGGGAGATAGCCGACAGGATGGAACAGGCAGGCCTTTCCGTTTCAACCAGGGCGGAAGAGCTCGAACTTGATCAATGGCAAGTCCTTTTCGAAATACTTCGACCCTCGCTCCAGGAGAAAGAAGAACCGGCAGGCGGCCTGGGCCGCCTGCCGGCAAATCCGGATGAATAA